In Carya illinoinensis cultivar Pawnee chromosome 9, C.illinoinensisPawnee_v1, whole genome shotgun sequence, the following are encoded in one genomic region:
- the LOC122275427 gene encoding cytokinin riboside 5'-monophosphate phosphoribohydrolase LOG3, which produces MEVESEMRQSKFKTICVFCGSSQGKKSSYQDAAIELGKELVVRNIDLVYGGGSIGLMGLVSQAVHNGGRHVIGVIPKTLMPRELTGETVGELKTVADMHQRKAEMARHSDAFIALPGGYGTLEELLEVITWAQLGIHDKPVGLLNVDGYYNSLLSFIDKAVEEGFVSPSARQIIVSAPSPKELVKKLEEYVPCHEGVASKSSWETEQLGYPQNYSLSR; this is translated from the exons ATGGAAGTAGAGAGTGAGATGAGGCAATCAAAGTTCAAGACGATTTGTGTGTTCTGTGGGAGTAGCCAAGGCAAGAAGAGTAGCTATCAAGATGCCGCCATTGAGCTTGGCAAGGAATTG GTCGTGAGGAACATTGATCTGGTCTATGGAGGAGGCAGCATAGGTTTAATGGGTTTGGTTTCACAGGCGGTTCACAACGGTGGTCGTCATGTTATTGG GGTTATCCCCAAGACGCTCATGCCTCGAGAG CTCACTGGTGAAACAGTGGGGGAATTAAAGACAGTGGCAGATATGCACCAAAGGAAGGCAGAGATGGCTAGGCATTCAGATGCCTTTATTGCCTTACCTG GTGGCTATGGAACTCTGGAAGAGCTACTTGAAGTGATAACCTGGGCTCAACTTGGAATTCACGATAAACCG GTGGGATTACTGAATGTTGACGGATATTATAATTCGCTGCTTTCATTTATTGACAAAGCAGTGGAAGAAGGATTTGTTAGTCCCAGTGCTCGCCAAATAATTGTATCCGCACCATCACCAAAGGAGTTGGTGAAGAAATTGGAG GAGTATGTCCCCTGTCATGAAGGAGTTGCTTCAAAGTCAAGCTGGGAGACGGAGCAGCTTGGCTACCCTCAAAACTATAGCCTCTCCAGGTGA